From Vigna angularis cultivar LongXiaoDou No.4 chromosome 11, ASM1680809v1, whole genome shotgun sequence:
TTTATTTGGTACTCCAATTTCATGATATTTTATTTGGTACTccaatttaaaatgtatataattataatttctttctaaatatttgagGAAAATACATTCTTTCAATatagaatatttgataatattatatttcctTTGTAagaatttgttataattttataaaaattaattaattgatattaaaacaGTACGAAAGCAAGTAGGCATAAGTAAGGGGTATACCCGTTACCTGATAGGGAtatagataagacaaaaatgtCATACTCGGTTTAGGAATATGAGGATGAAATTTTTTTGCTTTAGGGATGGGTATCAGAGAGCAAATAAGGGTATGTATGGTTGAAAGGtgattaaaattgtatataatgtATGAATAAGGCGTTCCTATAAGAGGGGGGTTGGAGGGGTATGATATTAGGTGGGGGACATTGCGCATTGAGTAGGGATCCATAATGTcaaattattctaaatttacTAAGCTCACAAACTTGTATAGAGGATGGAGTTTAGGTGGTAAGAGTTGAGAGAGGTTCCTACATCGAGATCTAGGATAAGAGACCCCTTTTTTGGTGATGCTATAAGTGAATTTACTCTGTCATGAGGGATTGAGACTTAGTAGATTTGGGTCGGTCATGATATTTTACTTCATGATTGCACTACATATATCTGACTTTACAAGTATTCGACTTTGTATAAATAAATCGTATTTGAATCTAGAATAAGTGTCTATGAGTCATTTACAATGTATTGATTGTTGATACgaatatacaatttattttagtgtttatATGTGATATATATTAAAGTGTGAATTTTAAATGCTCAAAATTATCATTAACTTACCTTGTTATAGTTGGTTGTTATGTTtctcatatttatttatgagtAAATGAAACTAATTAGCAATGAGATTACGAAATAGAACAATTATTTGGAGTGAATTCTTTTAGTAATAGATCTATATGTATATAGTATATGTGTTGTGTGGTAATATTCTCTctttttgtattaatattttggGAGACTAATTgcttttaaaaaactttaactCAAAGTATTGTATATATCTAAGTATGCTTTTGCTGGTTTAATCAGGTTTGCATGATATTAATAATGTATGGACTCTAAATATACAATCGTTCTATTTGTAGAAGTTGTTACAATTTTGGATGTTAATGGTTCATATaggtatttttatatttatttagatatttaACTACGTGTGCATTTTTTGGGTACATAAACTAAATGataaacaaaactataaaaggtaatcaaataagaaaattatatcttttaagatttattataactttattttttatcgaatataataaatattttaaagtttaatgaaattacatgtcatttttttatctGAGGGGAATTGGAATAAGATATATTGGTTGAAGTGATTTGCTTGAACACAATGATATGATAGTTGGTGGAGTGTAGTGGAATAACTCGGTTCTAAGTTCTAGCAATGCTCCCCAACCTAGTGCTGGTGTGGTCCGtataatgtgattttttttataataatgacAAAATATTTATGCAAATTGTATTACATAAATCTTATAAGTTAAACCGTGCATTTATTCAATCAAGAGTGTGTGGATactcataaataattttaaaatatcaaataatatattttaaattaagaatataaaaaaaattgtaatttttttattcataaggACATTGACTCATGTttctgattttaaagaaaagaagcaTAGAAAGTTGTAGATTCGATCATAAGATTGAAAAACTACTCCAGTCTTTATTAAGATAGTTTGGTatagataatatataatacaGAACTGAGATAATATCTGTCATGCAAGTTAACATCATCTAGGATTATTGTTTAGACAAGATTATCCTTAATTAATCACGTAGGATTGATTAATCAAGCagttaaaaataatcaatctaattaatttaagctcactcaaataaaaatttattaaaataatataaataaatattattcacgagataaaaaaaatcattcaattattattgtatttaaatacTTTCTTACTAATTTGATTGTGAAAGTGTTCTTTCATACACCATTAACATCTTCATTCAAAATCAGTTCATCATCAATGAACAGAAGACATTTAAGACTGAAAGGTGCAACGTGTAGAATCTATTTCAAACTTACAAGAACGTCTCAATCTCTTATAAGtagaaataattatagaaaCCAAAGTGTCATTAATCAAAATGTATTATGCATGAAAGCTAGATGATAATACAGAGACAGCAATGATGTATTCATATATAGATAGGTCCTCACCAAGGGCTATTTTCCATTGACTTGTGTGGTACTTATGGCCAAAAGCATGCTATGTATTTTCTCTCAATCATGAAGAAGATCAAGAAACCCTAATAGAGGTGTTCACCACACTATGTCGTAGTAGCTAATTTATTCATGGTTTGCAcgtttttttaagtaaaatgtGTGGAGATATGATTTCATGGAAAACTAATGATTCTCGAGCCATGCATACCTAACATGTAAGGATGGAAAAATGAGTTCAGGTCacattttatatgtaaaaaatcAACGACAAACGGGTTGTTGTAAGTAGTCACCTAATGAAAATAGACCAAATCTAACCTACCCAAAaactagaaaaacaaaaagaaaataattatttttatggatttaatttaaaagaaaatatttagtaaagtaatgcaaaaatatatttatggtttaatctaaatttcatttaaatatgaattttttgttgaaattagagaaattaaatttgtaaaataataataataacgagcatgtattttaatattttaaatgttaatctTAAAAAGATTACATGATAACaacttttaacttaatttttgaaaatatcttCTTATTTATTGGAAACAATAACAAGCTCAATCAATTAGTCACATTGGTGTATCAGTCTGAACGAGCCAATTATACGAATAAACGGATGATTGACGAGAACGAGAGTAAAAATTGGATTAAGAGATGTGtcgatgaagaaaaaaaaaggataaataattagaataataaatattgatatgttttatttttattatgataaaaaaggaaacttacagttttgttattaaaaaaattaactccattaatttaattaaactcGATTAATGATTAatggaattaaaatatattttatatataataattatcatGAAAAGAGTAAAACTTACATAAATGATTGATAAAACTTCAACTACTATCCATAGatagaataaaagtaaaagttagaatacaaatatttagaaaaaataaacttattctGAATTGTTCTTTTATCAAATAgaagtattttaaatttctttaccTTGTAGCTAGTAGATATGTTCATGGAAAAATTATAAACACTTAAAAAATGGAGGAGACGAGCTAGAGTGAAGAGGTGCATGAGGGCCAAAAAAAAGGAAacgaaaataagaaagaaaaggaaaataaaaacaagaaagaaagtgGGCCCTTAACTCGAAGACTTTGTAAATAGATAAAACGTATTAAATTACAAGTGTTTGATAGAACTATCATTTTAGAagataaatgtaaataaaagtagaCATGTTGATAAAATATCTTTGTATAAAATTTGACTTTTATCGTCTCAATATATTTTTCgtgtatttctatttttaattttaatcactTTACATtcttataatatgttatttatagataaattattttatttatatttattttcaaatttcttttaaatcttaccacaattttattttaatttaaaataaagtaaagataaacattttaaatagacctactatatttaaaataacataaaaatagttaaaatacaatatgaaaattatttaaaaacaataatttatgaaaGTTACTAACGCATctgtttattaaatattataaaatcctCAAAACTCAATGAATTTGAATTATTCATCTTTAACTATTATTCAATGCcagatatttaaattaacaaaaatcaaGTGAATAAtgctaatattaaaaattttcatatcaatCGGATAGATATTACAAAAGGAAATCGATAAGAAAGAAGTGAGAGgtcatataattaaataagagaGAACCGAGGacataaaattaattgaaataggGACCAAATTTTGTAGGGACTATCCATAATTACTAAGATTTCTGTCcaccaaataatttttttttcttcttttatatttgGGTTCAGAGTAGCTATTCCTTCTAAatggaaaattttggaaaaaaaaaacaatgaaggAATTTAAGTTCAATTAACATTTCTATAATCacttttaagagaaaataaGGAACATAACTTCTcccatgtattttttttaaccttttcaaaattaaaagatataagttaattttagtttataaaaaattcaattcattttaccgttttacttttctatttatgacaaattattataaaactcTCCATTTGAGTAATGTTTTTGAGTTTAAAAGATTTactttttagataaaaaaatatatttgttattttatttctatgatttaaaacttttatttaagaTTCTAGCATCTTAAACTTTATGTACTAACATACTTCAATAAAAACAGTCTTATAAATTATGACTTATGACCACTACAATAGAATTAggaattaatattattttgatatgcGATCATTGCCATTAGTGTATATGCTAAAACATTGTATCATTTATTTTTGCagtattctttaatttaatttatctcgTGTTTTggataataatttttatcttactTACCATCCCAAGAAGGCAACTAGGTTGGACTTTCTATCATAGCTTTGGAAGAATTTTTGTCATTATATAGATGCTATATATTGATTTTGCTGATCAAAAGAGATAGTTTACTATGTTGATTGAGTGTGTAGCTCAAGTATCATTCAAGTATTTACGTCGTCGGATACTATTCCTTCAAGACTACTACTTAGGTTGTTAAATTGTAGCCATCTTCTTAGGACGATGAGATTTAAATAGGTGTGTAAATTTGTTTACATTAGGATCACATTGAGATAACTACGGTTTCATTATTATTctcattttcaaaacaaaagtttacttttattcatacttttatatgtaatagaaatttttttctcttatccTTATTTATATCAACGAATGATATATTCACTGATGTAAAACGGTTTTTTAATACTGgttaaaaaaacttttctaTATTGATTTTAGAATagatataaaacaaataatatagaaagttttcatttttctataaGGATTCAACAACtgatataaaaagtttttttctctATACCAGTTAAGGTCATAATTGGTATAACATAAAaatctttttttgttttctttcttctcttcacCTATGAACGAACATTCAAATGTATCTGTTGTCATCACCGACATTCGACACTTCTACAACAACACACAAAGGTTCACAATAAAATCAGTCTCCTTTTGGAACTAGCAATCCATAAAATTAACCAAAAATGACATGGATTCCTTTAGGAACTTGTTCGAACTTGAATATGGAGACAAAGATTTACTCATATGACACTACAAGAAAAGTGTGACTTATCTACCGATATTTAGATACATATTTGAATCCATAGGTAATGTAGGTATTGCATACAAATTTTAcctatgaatatttaaaattgagttacatatgaatttttttgtaagtaacgagaaaaatattttttattgattttctgTATGAATATTTGGTGCCTTAGGGCGGGAACATTTGGAAAGAACGAGATTTGTAGGTAATGGTATCATATTTGTatgtaagtaaaaaaaatttacctactgattttacatacagatttaaatataattaattatttaaaataaaaacaaagggTTATTTACACGCTACCTGACTTGAAATTTTCATTGCCATGCTCCCTCAAACCCTTACATCTCCATCACTCACTTGAAAATCTCTCTCTCACTCGAAAATCACTTAGTCACACTCTTAATTCTTGTTTCTTCGTAGAAAAGAAATCATTGCCGATTCGATGTTCAAAACCCTTGCCGAGCTCCAAACAAGGTCAAAATCCTAGCCAACACCTCAACCACTCACAGTTCCACAGCTCACACTTCCATCGCTCGTGCCTCCTCTGCCTTACCCAACCCCTTGTTGAGCTCAGTGTAGGTTGCTTGACTCGTGAAAACTCACATCGTTGTCGCTGCATGAAAGAGTTTTCCAGATTTAGGTgctaaaatgaaatatgatggGCTTTGTGTGTGAGAAATTTGCTTCTTAAGAGTCCCTTATTGAACTTCACTTTCTACACCAATTATAGGTTTAACTGATATAAAACAACTTGTAATTTATTACAACTTTGTCACCgtatcattttttatatcagTTCTTGGTCCAACTGATATAGAAGATtctacattatttaaaaattgttacCGCCTGATGTTGTATACCTAGTGGATTAGAACTAGTATAATACATTGTtgtaaaaaagtatattttgcaTTAATAATTCGTACATTGTTTTGATTATCTCTTTACTGAAATATTAAGTACataatctttttataaaaataaaaattacaacaaaagacattttatcaaatatttaatgtttaaaaaatatatattttatttctttccatgtcagatataaaaaaaatataattatataaatataaaataaaaattaaataaagattaaataattataaaaaagttaaaaattattaaaggcaTCTTAGAAATAAATTACtgaactaaaaattaaagaaaatttaatataagttttttgGATTACCTGATTAATGTGTTTTAAAACAAGAACATGTAGGAGAATGAGAATAAAGATATTCATCCTGTCCCCATAAATATTACCTATATCAATATTCAATTAATACGAAAAAAATTCGTGAGATAAATATCACAAACGCGAATTCATTTGTCTTTCCTATATATCAATTGTAGTACTGAattactttatttctttttcaaagtaCATCTAAGGAAGGATATCATTTGCATATGTTTACCACGATATCATTTGTTTCGAAAGACTCTTAATTAAgtaatttggaagtaaaatgcATTCTGCATTGCGAAAAATCAAGAATTATTCTTcttaaaaaattgttcaatttgaaaataacatttttcactTTCACGTTGCTCGAGTAAGCTGATTTTTGGATTATTTGGAATAATTTTTCTggaattttcataatataattcTCAAAACAGAAATTTTAGAACATTCTGGAATAAGCTTTTCAAAACAACATTTGAAAAGAACTTTCCAAAACAACATTTATGAAACACTTTCCGAAACAAGTTTATTAGAAATAGCTtttgaaaataagtttttcaGAATACCAAAAATGCATTCTAGAATGAACTTTTTTTCCACAATGCATtatctctcttcttcttcctctgtaATAGCAATGGTGCAGATGCAGTGAGAAAgggtattttaattttttttttctgttcataTTTGGTGCAATTAGTAACTATGAAGTACAGGAAGAAAATCCTTATTATTTTGTCCAATAAGTGATGTATAGTCCATCTTTGATTGTTGGAACCAATTGCTTTCTGCACTCAATCAAATATGTGGAATGTCAAAAGTGAccttatgaattttttaatataaacctAATCCTCTTCTTCTATTGTTGGATCAAGAGAGAATGGTTGGCGCAATATGCGAAAGGCTGAAACGGACACTGTACCTAGTTGGTGAGAAGAGGTGCAATTGATGGGGTGCACGAAGCAATTGCTCCCCTTCATGAAAACATCATTCCACAATAATTCTGAATTATACAaccaaaaattctaattttaagtTCCGAAATGTAACATTTACAAGTTGTTTCCAAAACACCAATATgtaaaatgtaattatattttcaaatagcacaattcaaaatatatttttagactgtagaattcaaaatatacttttaaatcaaaaaatacattttaaagttataccatataaaaatataattatgactttctaattatataatttaaaatatatttcaagattatataattcataatacatttcaaaatccaagaaatatatttcatattataatcataaaatgaATTACAAGGATAATTTGGACTATTCCATACTTCATATAAGTGTTGGAATAAATTATGGGGTTCCAGGAAAAAGAAGTCTTTTTGGATAGTGTTTTCCTCCACTTCCATAAATCCCCCCTgcacctctctctctctctctctctctctctctatatatatatatatatatgtatatatatatatatatgtatatatatatatatatatgtatatatatatatatatatgtatatatatatatatatatataatatttttgccATTTTCGGATTGACAATgtgaaataactttttaattgtgtaattcaaaaattaaaaataacttttattatgtAATTCGAAAACTATTCCTTTCCTTAACATCTTTTTCATATTGTCTTTATTCTCTTAAAATTCTCAGTTAGCCCAAATATTATGGAATGCCATGAATTCTTTAAAACATTTAGTCCCCGTGTagcattattttctttttaataatatctCAGAAATCATGCGTATGATTACTACTGATAAACTTTGAATTAGTTTGAAAAAGGTTTGATTACCAAAATATTTTGTCATTAGCTATGGAGAGGTAAGATAAAATGGAAGAAGCCAGCTCACAAAGGTCTCCAATTCTTCACACTTTGGCTCAGAGGAGAAGGGACACTAGCCGACCAAGAGTTCAAATCAGGCAAAGGTCCTGTTAGTGCCATAAAATTTGCACCATTTTCCTTTGGCATTCTCTTCCAACTTACCTGAtaaattcaaaacacaaactatAAACATCTTAAAAGATTATCTTAAATATTTGAATTCCAAAATATCAATTTTGACACTCCACAAAATTGATAGAGACAACCACATAAAGAATTAACATCACTCTCTACTCAGaactttaaaacaattaatgGATCTTtactactttctcatttttatccaatgtgggacttagactcataTTTAGAATTCTAACTACACAAAACTTCAGGAGTCACTATAAAGATATCTTTTAGCTTCACAGCACAGAAAGCACTGGTGTTGTGTAATGCATGAAATAATgaagaaacaacaacaaaacaatGAGATCAGAAACAGAAGAATTACTTGTCCCGGAAATGCTTTGGATAGTGCTTTCATAGCTGGATTTGATAACCATGATTTACCACTCCACAAAGTTTCAGGATGAGTACTTTCATCTCTGGCACTTGGCCCACCACCAACACCACCACAATTTACCATGAAGCGACCATTGGCCATCAATCTCTCTTCCAATTGCAACCATGTATTAACCTGATGAATGCATTAAAATCTCTGAAACATAATGCTAAAATTACTTGAGACagtaaaatttcaatttttatcattCTGTCCTTCTTTATCATGAAAAAGAACAAGTTAACAGATTAAGCAGATCAATGTATGAATTtactaatatataattaagaaaatttcaATCTTAATCACTTGTTTTACAATGGTTTAATGATTCATTTCTGCTTTCTAATTCCATATCATCAGTTTAACAGGAATTTCGTTTTAAGTTTACAGATTGTACGTTTCCATAATACTCCATTATATTCTTTGATAACTACTAACCATCCCACAATGATCACAGTTTTAGCCTTCTAAAAGTTTCCAAACTATTTTCCCATGAAACATTAATGCTTTTtcctcaaattaattattttatctcagtcaaattaatgatttattgaaaaaatgaggccattttagaaaaaattgtttcaCTAAGAGATATACTTGTTGTTCTTCATATGTATGAAATAACCTTAAAGTGCAGTCATTGTAGGCCTGAGAGAGTATCTAGCCTCCATACACTATTTCTACATATTGTACAGAGATTTTATGAGCCTAACATGGCTTAGACTTTCACCTTAACTTTGGATTTCGATTTTTTGGCAAGTTCTTCACATGATCATGCACTTTAAAAACTTCATGAGAACGTTTTGCGTGGTTGTGTGAAAACTTCAAAAATTATCCAAATTCCATTAACTCTCCTCTTCTTGTGTCATAGAAATGCAAAATCCAAAACATACTGTAAATTTGGGCAATAAATGAGATAATGGCAGGACTaagtaaaaatattcaaaaggaTACCAATTCAGTTTTATACTTTTCATTTTCGGAAGCTTAAATTTGACACTACTATTGCAGAAAGAGCAAGGTACACGAGCTGTTATTTGACAAAGAAGAGCTTCAGAATCACCTAGAACATGCATATCTATGTGGAGGAAAACTGCATACCTCTTGTAGCTGAGGCAAAACTTTTCCATCTGCGAACAAGTCAACTACAATGCCTGATAATTGAACAAATATAAGTTAgccaataattataaaatagtatCCCCTTCAAAAAAATGAGGAAACAAGAGATATCATAAATTGAGCTGAATTGTTGAAATATTGCAAGTGGATGAGAACACAAACAAGGTGCAGAGTTTCTTTACTAAGAAGTATAGGTAGAAAATAAAAGTAGTATGAGAAGCTAGATAAACTAGGCAATATGCAATGTGAATGACTCACCAGCATATCTTTCGTGAAAATCCTTTGAGGGAACGAAGACATCACCAACATGAATATTTAAAACTCCACCATCTTCTGTTGTCTTCTCCAAATCAGATAAGCCAAAATAATCTCTCACTTTATCAATCAACTATAATATTTgggttttgaagaaaaaaaagggggtTAGAATGCATGCATCAGGGATCAAAATCAATTAGTGAATATGATTGTAGGATAATAAGGaacgaaatttaataaaaaacgTTGATCATAAAAGGTTTAAATAGAAAAGACATTTTTCACCTAGAGTGTACTGAGATCTAGTAAGACTTccttttaacataaatataaaagaaataataaacattaatgTCAAAACCGTGATTAGAGTGGTATTAATTGGCATAGTGTATTTTAGGAagtcttttatttaaatgtgcTGTATTTTTGTAACTGGGTGCTGCCGTTAATAGgctatttatgtttgattgatccCGTAATGTTAGGGATTTGTCCAGTAGAATTAGCAGCccatatttcctaaaatatgcTGCTGACTTATGTATACAAATAGAGGTTAACAACCTcataagaaataataagaaagaatTCTATCCTAAATTtgagatggtatcagagctcccgATTCTTGGGAGTCTCTGACCGTGTTATTTATTCTAAATCGCAGCCTTTATTGCTGCTTGACCTTTAACCTAAACTGCACCAGCCTTTATTGCTGTGCCACCGTCAAGCCTTCATTGCTTATCATGAGTGCACCTAGTCATGGCTGAAGTGGTGAACCTGGAAACTGGGGACAGAATCCAGACGGCTGGAGAACTGCAAAATATCCATTCCGCTTATAGGTTAGATGGAAAAAACTACCTCAAATGGTCTCAAATTATTAGGACCATACTGAAAGGGAAAGGGAAGATCAGTCACCTGACTGGTAATGCACCGGATGAGATGGATCCCAAATTCAAGTCATGGGATGAAGAAGACTCCATGATCATGGCGTGGCTGTGGAATTCAATGTTTCCAGAAATCAGTGATACCTGCATGTTCCTAAAATCAGCAAGGGAAATCTGGGAGGCAGTAGAACAAACTTACTCTAAGGCCAAGGATGCTgctcaaatttatgatgtaaaGGTGAAAACCGTGGCTGCCAAACAGGGAGGTAAATCTGTAACGGAATATGCCAATCAACTTAAGTCCCTATGGATGGAATTGGATCACTATCGGGTTATAAAAGCAAAGTGTTTAGAAGACTCAGCAATTCTAAAAGAGTTTATTGAACAAGATAGGGTCTATGATTTTTTGGTGGGTTTAAATCCTGAATATGAGCAGGTCCGAATTCAAATCTTGGGAAAGGAGAAAGTCCCAGGGCTAAATGAAGTGGTAGCCATTATTCGGAGTGAAGAAAGCAGAAGAGGGCTGATGCTTGAAACCTCAACCACCGAAAGCTCTGCAATGATAGCTGAAGGAGGAACAAGTATGGTTGCCAACCAGA
This genomic window contains:
- the LOC108332498 gene encoding uncharacterized protein LOC108332498, whose amino-acid sequence is MRGYALSLTNLLPPSHLSIDIKFKSFAFSIAATHSLIPTPKPSLLLSTHHSKSNSHFSFSVAAQQQVQPGEEENIQLVSSIKTDYNDILIVDTPKARMLLLDSSYSVHSVLYHGSKWTCSYWDEFASLPAIVPKGPIAILGLGGGTAAHLMLDLWPSLQLDGWEIDQILIDKVRDYFGLSDLEKTTEDGGVLNIHVGDVFVPSKDFHERYAGIVVDLFADGKVLPQLQEVNTWLQLEERLMANGRFMVNCGGVGGGPSARDESTHPETLWSGKSWLSNPAMKALSKAFPGQVSWKRMPKENGANFMALTGPLPDLNSWSASVPSPLSQSVKNWRPL